One window from the genome of Deltaproteobacteria bacterium encodes:
- a CDS encoding Txe/YoeB family addiction module toxin yields the protein MNLVFSETAWEDYLYWQKNDKAMLKRIHQLIQDIVRSPFEGIGKPEPLKHALAGYWSRRIDGEHRFVYKVADQGLLIAQLRYHY from the coding sequence ATGAATCTTGTTTTTTCCGAGACCGCCTGGGAGGATTATCTCTACTGGCAAAAAAACGACAAGGCCATGCTCAAAAGAATCCACCAGTTGATCCAGGACATTGTCAGAAGCCCCTTTGAGGGGATTGGAAAGCCCGAGCCCCTCAAGCATGCCCTTGCCGGTTACTGGTCCCGCCGGATCGACGGTGAGCACCGCTTTGTTTACAAGGTGGCGGATCAAGGCCTGCTGATTGCCCAATTACGCTATCATTATTGA
- a CDS encoding cyclic nucleotide-binding domain-containing protein produces MTLAHCCQPGPREEKRYNRLRDALESLSREGNPVHYRKGQVIFYEGHHPCGFYLLRQGKVSLKESRTSGGAKMHPTEDKLLGLMHLLSDTPYCSTCTAEDDVDIVFIPKTTVSRCLDEK; encoded by the coding sequence ATGACTTTAGCCCATTGTTGCCAGCCGGGCCCCAGGGAAGAAAAGCGGTACAACCGCCTCCGTGATGCTCTGGAGTCGTTGAGCCGCGAGGGAAATCCGGTTCACTACCGGAAGGGGCAGGTGATTTTTTACGAGGGGCACCACCCCTGCGGTTTTTATCTTCTCCGGCAGGGGAAGGTCAGCCTGAAGGAATCGAGGACCTCGGGGGGGGCGAAGATGCACCCGACCGAGGACAAACTTTTGGGGTTGATGCATCTTCTTTCCGATACCCCCTATTGTTCCACCTGCACCGCGGAGGACGATGTCGATATCGTCTTCATCCCGAAGACGACGGTCTCGCGGTGCCTGGACGAGAAATAG
- a CDS encoding response regulator, translating into MNILIVDPSEPIRTLLKDYLTAPDCRVTAASSGEVAVELVQKYKFDLIFLDEELPDLSALKIGGLIREKIDPDVSLVLFTRNKDGLPAKQAHNEGFEVIGKPFALREIEETVEREGRKKKN; encoded by the coding sequence ATGAATATTCTGATCGTGGACCCCAGCGAACCCATCCGGACCCTTCTCAAAGACTACCTCACCGCCCCGGATTGCCGCGTCACCGCCGCCTCAAGCGGGGAGGTGGCTGTTGAGCTGGTCCAAAAATACAAATTCGACCTGATCTTTCTGGATGAAGAATTGCCTGACCTTTCCGCCCTTAAAATCGGAGGGTTGATTCGGGAAAAAATCGATCCCGATGTTTCCCTTGTGCTGTTTACCAGGAACAAAGATGGTCTGCCCGCAAAACAGGCCCATAATGAAGGATTCGAGGTTATCGGCAAGCCGTTTGCCCTGCGGGAGATTGAGGAGACTGTGGAGAGAGAAGGAAGAAAGAAAAAAAATTAA
- a CDS encoding NarK/NasA family nitrate transporter: MRYSDSVNSSSTGMVVLGMNTLAFTVCFASWVINGVLVTFLVKNGIYPWDQVQIGWLVAIPVLTGSLARLPIGVLTDHHGGRAVFTSLLLVSAVAMFFLSRVDSFAGFILAGLLFGISGASFAVGIAYTSVWFPKEKQGTALGIFGAGNIGAALTGIGAPSLLAYLTNNGAHLEGWRNLPRLYAAALLLTAMVFFVFTHPKKIQREKSIRERLLPLKNIRVWRFGLYYFCLFGGFVGFAQWLIPYYVNNYRFSLQTAGWLAAAFSLSAGLIRPLGGFISDKCGARSVMYGIFSGTFLIALLLTIPSLDTVFFTFLVFLLGLLLGVGMAAVYKHIPAYFPDEVGVVGGLVSVIGGLGGFFLPLIFGLLLKTTGLWGSCWIFFALLIALDLAWMHGVIRRINHQMVPGTEGSHG, encoded by the coding sequence ATGCGTTATTCCGATAGTGTCAATTCATCGTCCACAGGAATGGTCGTTCTCGGCATGAACACCCTGGCATTCACCGTCTGCTTTGCCTCGTGGGTGATCAACGGAGTTCTGGTCACCTTCCTCGTCAAGAATGGAATTTATCCGTGGGATCAGGTGCAAATCGGATGGCTTGTGGCGATTCCCGTCTTGACCGGTTCACTGGCCCGTCTCCCCATCGGCGTCCTGACCGATCACCATGGAGGGCGGGCTGTTTTCACTTCCCTTCTGCTCGTCTCGGCCGTTGCGATGTTTTTTTTAAGCCGGGTCGATTCATTTGCCGGTTTTATTCTCGCCGGGCTTCTGTTTGGAATCAGCGGCGCCTCTTTTGCCGTGGGGATTGCCTACACCTCGGTCTGGTTTCCAAAAGAAAAACAGGGGACGGCGCTCGGAATTTTTGGCGCCGGAAATATCGGGGCCGCCTTGACCGGCATCGGCGCCCCTTCTCTTCTGGCTTATCTCACCAACAATGGGGCGCATCTCGAAGGATGGAGGAACCTCCCCCGTCTCTATGCCGCGGCTCTGCTTTTGACGGCGATGGTTTTTTTTGTTTTCACGCATCCAAAAAAAATACAGCGCGAAAAATCGATCCGGGAACGCCTTCTGCCTCTAAAAAACATCCGCGTCTGGCGGTTCGGCCTTTATTACTTCTGCCTCTTCGGCGGTTTTGTGGGATTCGCCCAGTGGCTGATTCCTTATTACGTCAACAACTACCGCTTTTCTCTTCAAACAGCGGGATGGCTGGCCGCCGCATTCAGCCTTTCGGCAGGGCTCATACGCCCGTTGGGAGGTTTCATCTCCGACAAGTGCGGGGCCCGCAGCGTGATGTACGGCATTTTTTCCGGCACATTCCTCATCGCCCTTCTCTTGACCATTCCCTCTCTCGATACGGTCTTCTTTACCTTTCTGGTTTTTCTGCTCGGCCTGCTGTTGGGAGTCGGAATGGCGGCGGTCTACAAACATATTCCCGCCTATTTTCCCGATGAAGTGGGGGTCGTGGGAGGCCTTGTTTCGGTCATCGGCGGACTGGGGGGGTTTTTTCTGCCGCTGATCTTCGGTCTGCTTTTAAAAACCACGGGCCTCTGGGGCAGTTGCTGGATCTTTTTTGCCCTGCTGATTGCGCTCGATCTCGCCTGGATGCATGGCGTGATCCGACGGATAAACCATCAGATGGTTCCGGGAACGGAGGGATCCCATGGCTGA
- a CDS encoding c-type cytochrome, producing MSSCIVGFFVLGACLIGSQTGFAGSPGKEIFQQRCSACHSIGQGLRVGPDLAGVNDRHSEGWLLKFIKSPQAVINSGDPSAKALFEEFKMVMPDQALTDLEIKAIMSHIKEVGGNPASAPSAPRAPSETVVEATPNEIELGQNLFQGKVRFANGGPSCISCHHVRNDAVIGGGILAKELTTVFSRMGGEGVRAILGGPPFPVMQAAYKGMPFTEGEIRALVGFLQNADKEHAYQHPRDYGWGLFGAGAGGLVVLLGFYSVVGRRRKKRPVNQDIYDRQIKSE from the coding sequence ATGTCATCGTGCATCGTTGGGTTTTTTGTCCTCGGGGCCTGTCTTATCGGGTCTCAAACAGGATTTGCCGGAAGTCCCGGCAAAGAAATTTTTCAGCAGAGGTGTAGCGCCTGCCATAGTATAGGCCAAGGACTGCGTGTCGGCCCCGATCTGGCGGGGGTGAACGACCGTCATTCCGAAGGCTGGCTGTTGAAATTCATCAAATCCCCGCAGGCCGTTATCAACTCGGGTGACCCGTCTGCCAAGGCCCTCTTTGAAGAATTCAAAATGGTCATGCCGGATCAGGCGCTGACGGATCTAGAGATCAAAGCGATTATGTCTCACATTAAAGAAGTGGGGGGGAACCCCGCTTCCGCTCCCTCTGCGCCGCGAGCGCCATCAGAAACCGTGGTAGAGGCAACACCCAATGAAATTGAGCTTGGGCAAAATTTATTCCAGGGAAAGGTTCGTTTCGCCAACGGCGGTCCGTCCTGTATTTCATGCCACCATGTAAGAAATGACGCCGTGATCGGCGGCGGAATTTTGGCGAAGGAACTGACCACCGTATTCTCGCGGATGGGAGGAGAGGGGGTTCGCGCGATTCTGGGAGGGCCTCCCTTCCCGGTGATGCAGGCCGCCTATAAAGGGATGCCCTTCACGGAGGGCGAAATCCGCGCGCTTGTCGGTTTTTTGCAGAATGCCGACAAGGAACATGCCTATCAGCATCCGAGGGATTACGGGTGGGGGCTCTTTGGCGCGGGCGCCGGAGGCCTTGTTGTCCTTTTGGGATTCTATTCCGTGGTTGGACGGCGCCGGAAAAAACGGCCGGTGAATCAGGATATCTACGACCGGCAGATTAAA
- a CDS encoding type II toxin-antitoxin system prevent-host-death family antitoxin, translating into MEAISYSHARAKLAKTMERVCRNRTPVVITRQRGEATVLLSLEDYEALEETSCLLRSPKNARRLLESIAQLEAGRGKRKKITLL; encoded by the coding sequence ATGGAGGCTATCTCTTACAGTCATGCCCGGGCCAAACTGGCCAAAACCATGGAGCGCGTTTGCCGCAATCGGACTCCGGTTGTGATTACGCGTCAGAGAGGGGAGGCAACGGTTCTTCTGTCCCTTGAGGATTACGAGGCGCTGGAGGAAACCTCCTGCCTTTTAAGGAGCCCAAAAAACGCCAGAAGACTTCTCGAGAGTATCGCCCAGCTTGAAGCAGGCCGCGGCAAAAGGAAAAAAATAACCCTCCTATGA
- a CDS encoding radical SAM protein, with protein sequence MKLLLINPKFPESFWSFAWAMDAVVRDKKAVNSPLGLATLAGLTPKDWEIAIIDENVEPIDWSAEADVIGVCGMGVQAPRQKEILDHFRRRGIYTVAGGSYASLCPEEYEGLVDTVISGEAENIWPKFCADLSAGRPERLYRETETVDITTSPPPRFDLLKLHHYQKVSLQFSRGCPFQCEFCDIIVMFGRRPRTKTTEQVGRELDLLREQGVTSVFFVDDNLIGNRALARELLRYLVEYQKRHRYRFSFGTEASINMVEDTELMDLFRKANFEWVFIGIESPSAESLKETKKSQNLRGDLLTSIRAIYSYGIDIFAGFIVGFDSDDKTIFDRQYEFIVQSGIAVAMVGLLYAAPKTPLHKRLHEAGRLRSINTSDNTGPSTNVIPLRMTYEELVEGHRKLYERLLADRVSYERMVHKLHWMKNPLTSPHFSLRQKLGYASRLFWRGIVPGGMGRIYYFMKSLVSVLHRPALIAVVMTDWIAILSLKSFWDRSLDRSVSRTETVLSLLQKRVISRMREAWQGGLVALRLNIFKDRPHVWIDLKESFDVKVSQVLGRIIRRTLKRHREAVVIDCRAVQPSSWMSLEVLLQKLRHCRNQIHIRLTDELYQKLGKSLELFHYTLIPVEA encoded by the coding sequence ATGAAACTCCTCCTCATCAACCCCAAATTCCCCGAAAGTTTCTGGAGCTTTGCCTGGGCGATGGACGCGGTGGTGCGCGACAAGAAGGCGGTCAACTCGCCTCTGGGGCTGGCCACTCTTGCGGGCCTGACGCCAAAAGATTGGGAAATCGCCATCATCGATGAAAATGTGGAGCCGATCGACTGGTCCGCCGAGGCCGACGTCATCGGCGTCTGCGGGATGGGGGTGCAGGCCCCGCGGCAAAAGGAAATTCTCGATCATTTTCGGCGACGCGGAATTTACACGGTGGCCGGAGGATCCTACGCGTCGCTTTGCCCGGAGGAATATGAGGGGCTGGTCGATACCGTGATTTCCGGAGAGGCGGAGAATATCTGGCCGAAATTTTGCGCCGATCTTTCTGCGGGGCGTCCGGAAAGGCTCTATCGCGAAACGGAAACGGTTGATATCACCACGTCGCCCCCGCCGCGGTTCGATCTCTTAAAGCTCCATCACTACCAGAAGGTCTCGCTTCAGTTTTCCCGCGGATGCCCTTTCCAGTGCGAGTTTTGCGACATCATCGTGATGTTCGGCCGGAGGCCGCGGACCAAAACAACGGAGCAAGTGGGACGGGAACTCGATCTCCTGCGGGAACAGGGGGTCACCAGCGTTTTCTTTGTGGATGACAACCTTATCGGAAACCGCGCGCTAGCCAGGGAACTTCTCCGGTATCTGGTGGAATATCAGAAGAGGCACCGCTATCGTTTCAGCTTCGGCACCGAGGCATCGATCAATATGGTGGAAGACACCGAACTGATGGATCTTTTCCGAAAGGCCAACTTCGAGTGGGTTTTTATCGGCATCGAAAGCCCCAGCGCCGAGAGCCTGAAAGAGACAAAAAAATCGCAGAACTTGAGGGGGGATTTGCTCACCTCGATTCGCGCCATCTATTCGTACGGCATCGACATCTTTGCCGGATTCATCGTCGGTTTCGATTCCGACGACAAAACCATTTTCGACCGGCAGTACGAGTTTATCGTCCAGTCGGGAATCGCCGTGGCGATGGTGGGGCTTTTGTACGCCGCTCCAAAGACGCCGTTGCATAAGCGTCTTCACGAGGCGGGGCGTCTCCGTTCCATCAACACATCGGACAATACCGGGCCGTCAACCAATGTGATCCCGCTCCGGATGACCTATGAAGAGCTGGTGGAGGGGCATCGAAAACTCTATGAAAGGCTTCTGGCCGATCGCGTTTCGTACGAGCGGATGGTCCACAAACTTCACTGGATGAAAAATCCGCTCACTTCGCCGCATTTCAGCCTGCGTCAAAAACTGGGTTATGCCTCGCGTCTTTTCTGGCGCGGCATTGTTCCCGGAGGGATGGGGCGCATCTACTATTTCATGAAATCGCTTGTTTCGGTTCTCCACCGCCCCGCTTTAATCGCGGTGGTGATGACCGATTGGATTGCGATTCTTTCTCTCAAATCCTTTTGGGATCGTTCCCTCGATCGGTCGGTATCGCGGACGGAGACGGTTCTTTCGTTGCTTCAGAAAAGGGTGATCAGCCGGATGAGGGAGGCATGGCAGGGGGGGCTTGTTGCTCTTCGTCTCAATATTTTCAAGGATCGTCCGCATGTCTGGATCGACCTGAAGGAATCGTTCGACGTGAAGGTCTCGCAGGTGCTGGGCCGGATTATCCGCCGGACGCTCAAGCGCCATCGGGAGGCGGTGGTCATCGACTGCAGAGCCGTTCAACCCTCAAGCTGGATGTCGCTGGAGGTTCTTCTTCAAAAATTAAGGCACTGTCGCAATCAAATTCACATCCGCCTCACCGACGAGCTCTATCAAAAACTGGGCAAAAGCCTTGAACTGTTTCATTACACCCTGATCCCGGTCGAGGCATGA
- a CDS encoding aldehyde dehydrogenase family protein has translation MDDIKKIFERQRANRWNIARTSARERIAKLKKIREAVWANRGEIHRVIYEDYKKNPAETDITEIYPTISEINHTIKHLSRWMKPHRVKTPLVLFGTKSEVRYEPKGLILLLSPWNYPFNLFMVPLVTAVSAGNCVMAKASTKVPHTAAFLKKFIAGLFEENEAMVVEGDHAIADALLELPFDHIFFTGSTPIGKKIMKYAAEHLAPVTLELGGKSPVIVDQSAHIRRSAERVMWGKFINAGQTCVAPDYLLIHESREKEFIEEARAVLARRYGETEAHREASPEYCRLVSEGHLKGLKKILDDSVQAGATIACGGKFNPAERFLSPTLLTKVKNDSPVMKEEIFGPILPILTFRSLDEAFAIIRSREKPLALYVFSRDRGVIEEILKNTTAGGTCVNSTVIHLGNNHLPFGGVGASGMGNYHGFYGFRNLSHERAVLRQGPIDMLKNFYPPYTKKVKRLIEVATKYLV, from the coding sequence ATGGACGACATCAAAAAAATTTTTGAAAGACAGAGGGCAAACCGGTGGAACATCGCCAGGACATCCGCCAGGGAGCGGATCGCCAAACTGAAAAAAATCCGCGAGGCCGTCTGGGCCAACCGCGGCGAAATCCACCGCGTCATTTACGAGGATTATAAAAAAAACCCGGCCGAAACCGACATCACCGAGATTTACCCCACCATCTCCGAAATCAACCATACAATCAAACATCTCTCCCGCTGGATGAAGCCGCACCGGGTGAAGACCCCGCTTGTCCTCTTTGGAACCAAAAGCGAGGTGCGCTACGAACCAAAAGGGTTGATTCTGCTCCTGTCCCCCTGGAACTACCCGTTTAATCTTTTCATGGTGCCGCTGGTCACGGCGGTTTCGGCCGGCAACTGCGTCATGGCCAAGGCCTCCACAAAGGTTCCGCATACGGCCGCATTTCTCAAAAAATTCATCGCCGGTCTTTTTGAAGAAAACGAGGCGATGGTGGTGGAGGGGGACCATGCGATCGCCGACGCCCTTTTGGAACTCCCCTTCGATCATATCTTTTTTACGGGGAGCACCCCCATCGGCAAAAAGATCATGAAATACGCGGCCGAACATCTGGCGCCGGTGACGCTGGAACTGGGGGGAAAATCCCCGGTTATCGTTGATCAGTCGGCTCATATTCGCCGTTCCGCCGAGCGGGTCATGTGGGGGAAATTCATCAACGCGGGGCAAACGTGCGTAGCGCCCGATTACCTCCTTATCCACGAAAGCCGGGAAAAGGAATTTATCGAAGAGGCCCGCGCGGTTTTGGCGAGGCGCTATGGAGAAACGGAGGCCCATAGGGAGGCCTCTCCGGAATATTGCCGTCTGGTCAGCGAGGGGCATCTGAAGGGGTTGAAAAAAATCCTCGATGACTCGGTGCAGGCGGGAGCGACGATTGCCTGCGGCGGAAAATTCAACCCCGCCGAGCGTTTTTTGTCTCCTACCCTGTTGACGAAAGTGAAAAACGATTCCCCTGTCATGAAAGAGGAAATTTTCGGGCCGATTCTCCCGATTTTGACCTTTCGATCATTGGACGAGGCGTTTGCCATCATCCGGTCGCGCGAAAAACCGCTGGCCCTCTATGTCTTTTCGCGCGACAGGGGGGTCATCGAGGAGATTCTCAAAAACACGACCGCCGGCGGCACCTGCGTCAACAGCACGGTGATCCATCTCGGCAACAACCACCTGCCGTTCGGCGGCGTGGGGGCGAGCGGGATGGGGAACTACCATGGCTTTTACGGATTCCGGAACCTCTCCCACGAAAGGGCGGTGTTAAGACAGGGGCCGATCGACATGCTGAAGAATTTTTATCCCCCCTACACGAAAAAGGTCAAAAGGCTCATCGAGGTCGCCACGAAATATCTGGTGTAA
- a CDS encoding Crp/Fnr family transcriptional regulator, which translates to MPVKTTPLHCKTCSTRGKSVFCDLSSDHLQEIDSAKTTNHYRPHQVIFYEGNQPYGLYCVSGGKVKIYKMDADGHQQIVRLAGPGDIMGYRCLLAGQPYTSSAETLEEATICFMDKKTFFHVLETHPATAFHAMTLLATDLGHAERQIANMVHKNIRERLAELFLVFKNRYGEKAKNGIKLNISLTREEIAELVGTTQESVIRLISEFRQDNLITVSGREITLLDLPRLTEMANLVD; encoded by the coding sequence ATGCCTGTAAAAACCACCCCTCTGCATTGCAAGACCTGTTCCACGCGGGGGAAAAGCGTCTTTTGCGACCTTTCATCCGACCATCTTCAGGAGATCGACTCGGCAAAAACCACCAATCACTACCGGCCGCACCAGGTCATTTTCTACGAGGGAAACCAGCCCTACGGCCTCTATTGCGTAAGCGGAGGAAAGGTGAAAATTTATAAAATGGATGCCGACGGCCACCAGCAGATTGTCCGGCTGGCCGGGCCGGGGGATATCATGGGCTACCGTTGCCTTCTGGCGGGCCAGCCCTACACCTCGTCGGCCGAAACGCTGGAGGAGGCCACCATCTGTTTCATGGACAAAAAAACCTTTTTTCATGTGCTGGAAACGCATCCCGCCACCGCCTTCCACGCCATGACCCTCCTTGCCACCGACCTGGGGCACGCCGAACGGCAGATCGCCAACATGGTTCACAAAAACATCCGCGAACGGCTGGCGGAACTCTTTCTGGTTTTTAAAAACCGGTACGGGGAAAAAGCTAAAAACGGCATCAAACTCAATATCTCGCTGACCCGCGAAGAGATCGCCGAACTGGTGGGGACCACGCAGGAGTCGGTTATCCGGCTGATCAGCGAATTCAGGCAGGACAACCTCATTACCGTCAGCGGACGCGAAATCACCCTCCTCGATCTCCCTCGCCTGACCGAAATGGCCAACCTGGTGGATTAG
- the amrB gene encoding AmmeMemoRadiSam system protein B translates to MKFSAFLAFFLLSIAVVCGGQPALGGRPAPGAANAETIPPQVAGAFYPADKTELRKTVDSLINEAPDASFQGELIAALAPHAGYAWSGKTAARVYHLLKGRRYDTVIVLATGHRVFVKGGATVSAGSFSTPLGEVPIDEAAVKKMMASTPRVQNLPDAYKGEHSVEVQLPFLQTVLGNFKVVPLLMNNVDLKAASQIGKALSQLIQSGGTLLIVSSDLSHYPDKETARIVDETSLLALQRSYDDPEYFWRTNRLLMAKGEGKNLVTTFCGEAGVLTALYAMKELGAQSRLLAYANSGELAGGDPGRAVGYSALIWTRGTEFPPKRALNETQRKTLLALARETLTRALTKSPFSSKGGPASGGDKGGVGGFQKPESALWKDPAFNLPSAVFVTLRKKDTPRSSSLRGCIGSLVPNLPLAEAVEVFALKSALEDSRFSPVKAEELSRIGIEISIPGPFRQVSSASEVKPGQGVVIGQKGRTGLFLPQVWEDIPDKQNFLEELCEQKTGLPRDCWKDPEAEIQVFDAEAFEEI, encoded by the coding sequence ATGAAATTTTCCGCCTTTTTGGCCTTTTTCCTGCTGTCGATCGCCGTTGTTTGCGGGGGGCAACCCGCCTTGGGGGGCCGCCCCGCCCCGGGGGCGGCGAATGCCGAAACGATTCCTCCGCAGGTCGCCGGCGCCTTTTATCCCGCCGACAAAACCGAACTCCGCAAAACAGTCGATTCATTGATCAACGAGGCGCCCGACGCCTCTTTTCAGGGGGAATTGATCGCGGCCCTCGCGCCGCATGCCGGTTACGCCTGGTCGGGAAAGACCGCCGCCCGCGTCTACCATCTCCTCAAGGGGCGCCGGTACGACACGGTGATTGTTCTGGCCACCGGCCACCGCGTCTTCGTCAAAGGGGGGGCAACGGTTTCCGCCGGCTCTTTTTCGACCCCGCTGGGAGAGGTGCCGATCGATGAGGCGGCGGTTAAAAAGATGATGGCATCAACCCCCCGAGTGCAAAATCTTCCCGATGCCTACAAGGGGGAACATTCGGTCGAAGTCCAGCTTCCCTTTCTTCAGACTGTTTTGGGAAATTTCAAGGTGGTTCCCCTTCTGATGAACAATGTCGATCTCAAGGCCGCCTCTCAAATCGGCAAGGCGCTGTCCCAACTCATTCAATCGGGCGGAACTCTTTTGATTGTTTCTTCCGATCTCTCCCATTACCCGGACAAGGAAACGGCAAGGATTGTCGATGAAACGTCCCTTCTGGCCCTTCAACGGTCTTACGACGATCCGGAATATTTTTGGCGGACCAATCGTTTGCTGATGGCAAAGGGGGAGGGGAAAAATCTGGTCACCACCTTTTGCGGCGAGGCGGGTGTTTTGACGGCGCTTTATGCCATGAAGGAGCTTGGAGCCCAAAGCAGGCTACTTGCCTATGCGAATTCCGGGGAACTTGCCGGCGGCGACCCCGGTCGCGCCGTCGGTTATTCCGCGCTCATCTGGACACGCGGTACAGAATTTCCCCCCAAAAGAGCGTTGAATGAAACGCAGAGAAAAACGCTGTTGGCGCTGGCCCGCGAGACGCTGACCCGCGCCCTGACAAAGTCCCCCTTTTCCTCCAAAGGCGGACCCGCCTCTGGCGGGGACAAAGGGGGGGTGGGGGGATTTCAAAAACCGGAAAGCGCCCTCTGGAAAGACCCCGCCTTTAATCTGCCGTCAGCGGTTTTTGTCACCTTGCGCAAAAAAGATACCCCCCGAAGTTCATCCCTGCGCGGTTGCATCGGTTCGCTTGTCCCGAACCTCCCTTTGGCCGAGGCGGTTGAAGTTTTTGCGCTTAAAAGCGCCCTGGAGGATTCCCGTTTCAGCCCGGTCAAGGCGGAGGAGCTTTCCCGGATCGGGATTGAAATTTCCATTCCGGGCCCCTTCCGACAGGTCTCTTCCGCCTCCGAGGTAAAACCGGGGCAGGGGGTGGTGATCGGGCAGAAGGGGCGCACCGGCCTCTTTCTGCCGCAGGTCTGGGAGGATATTCCGGATAAACAAAATTTTCTGGAAGAACTCTGCGAACAGAAAACGGGCCTTCCGCGGGACTGCTGGAAAGATCCCGAAGCCGAAATTCAGGTCTTTGACGCGGAGGCGTTTGAGGAGATTTAA
- a CDS encoding helix-turn-helix transcriptional regulator has product MRKTIHSRMGDLVRRKIVEIRSRAGFTQRDLAKKLGREHSFVARIEQGERRVDIVELYLICKACKASPEKMILNLLGKFKR; this is encoded by the coding sequence ATGCGGAAAACAATTCATTCCCGGATGGGCGACCTGGTTCGCCGGAAAATCGTCGAAATAAGAAGCAGGGCGGGGTTCACCCAGCGTGATCTAGCCAAAAAGCTCGGGCGCGAACATTCTTTTGTCGCCCGGATTGAACAAGGGGAAAGGCGTGTCGATATTGTCGAGCTTTATCTTATCTGCAAGGCCTGCAAAGCGTCTCCGGAAAAAATGATTTTAAATCTCCTTGGAAAATTCAAGCGCTGA